The following are from one region of the Coffea eugenioides isolate CCC68of chromosome 2, Ceug_1.0, whole genome shotgun sequence genome:
- the LOC113761881 gene encoding RAB6A-GEF complex partner protein 1-like has protein sequence MYMAYGWPQVIPLEPGSCPTSFSDHIVYFKVLNRLLLVVAPSHIELWSSSQHRVRLGKSKRGVDSIQKEGENLRAVWSPDAKLIGVITSSFYLHIYKIHFTDKKIQIGGKQPSGLFLATISLLLSEQIPFADKSMTLSNIICDNKHMLVGLSDGSFYNISWKGEFCGVVDLDIPFSDGSGADKLSHSLDNGLPSNGARGVSLPRNYMRKKSAIVHMEFSFSLRLLFLLFCDGQLVSCSVSKKGLKQADLIKVEKKLASGDAVCASVASEQQILAVGTKRGVVELYDLTDSASLIRAVSLYDWGYCADDTGPVSCIAWTPDNSAFAVGWKLRGLTVWSVSGCRLMSTIRQIGLISVSSPVIKPNQDCKYEPMIGGTSQMHWDEYGYRLYAIEERSSERIIAFPFGKCCLNRGVSGTTYVRQVIYGEDRLLIVQSEDTDELKILHLKLPVSYMAQNWPVLHVAASKDGMYLAVAGLHGLILYDIRLKRWRVFGDITQEQKIQCRGLLWLGKIVVVCNYTDSSNIYELLFYPRYHLDQSSLLCRKPLLAKPMVMDVYQDYLLVTYRPFDVHIYHVNLSGELTHSSTPDLQLSTVRELSIMTAKSHPAAMHFIPDQHPIDYVLRKDSSSSDHLAREPARCLILRTNGELSLLDLDEGRERELTDSVELFWVTCGQSEEKTNLIEEVSWLDYGHRGMQVWYPSPGVDPFKQEDFLQLDPELEFDREVYPLGLLPNAGVVVGVSQRMSFSACTEFPCFEPSPQAQTILHCLLRHLLQRNKSEEALRLAQLSAEKPHFSHCLEWLLFTVFDAEISRQASKNHAPVPNHASTSSLLEKTCDLIKNFPEYFDVVVSVARKTDGRHWADLFSAAGRSTELFEECFQRRWYRTAACYILVIAKLEGPAVSQYCALRLLQATLDESLYELAGELVRFLLRSGREYEPASPGTEKLSPRFLGYFLFPSSQQRQHLESKSSFKEQSAHVASVKNILESHASYLMSGKELSKLVAFIKGTQFDLVEFLQRERYGCARLENFASGLELIGQKLQMGTLQSRLDAEFLLAHMCSVKFKEWIVVLATLLRRSEVLFDLFRHDLRLWKAYSITLQSHPVFSEYHDLVEALEERLSSGSYSSSTTSDEK, from the exons ATGTATATGGCATACGGATGGCCGCAGGTGATTCCATTGGAACCAGGATCATGCCCTACTTCTTTCTCCGACCACATTGTCTACTTCAAAGTCCTCAATCGCTTATTGCTCGTCGTCGCTCCTTCTCATATCGAACTCTGGTCTTCTTCTCAG CATAGGGTGAGACTGGGAAAGTCCAAGAGAGGCGTGGATTCGATTCAGAAAGAAGGCGAGAATTTGCGGGCAGTTTGGAGTCCGGATGCCAAATTGATTGGCGTAATT ACATCTTCTTTTTATCTTCATATTTATAAGATCCATTTCACggacaagaaaatacaaattgGAGGAAAGCAGCCATCTGGTTTATTTCTTGCTACCATTTCTTTACTTCTAAGTGAGCAGATCCCTTTTGCAGACAAGAGTATGACATT GAGCAACATTATCTGTGATAACAAACATATGCTTGTTGGACTTTCTGATGGATCATTTTATAATATATCATGGAAGGGAGAG TTCTGTGGGGTTGTTGATCTTGACATTCCATTCTCTGATGGAAGTGGAGCTGATAAATTGTCTCATTCTTTGGACAATGGTCTTCCTTCTAATGGAGCACGAGGTGTTTCTCTGCCCAGGAATTATATGAGGAAGAAGTCTGCTATTGTGCACATGGAGTTTTCCTTCTCACTGAGGTTACTGTTTTTGCTCTTTTGTGATGGACAACTTGTGTCATGTTCTGTAAGTAAGAAAGGATTAAAGCAAGCTGATTTAATTAAAGTCGAAAAGAAGCTGGCATCTGGTGATGCTGTATGTGCCTCAGTTGCTTCAGAGCAACAAATTCTTGCTGTGGGTACAAAAAGGGGAGTTGTTGAGTTGTATGACCTCACAGATTCTGCTTCCCTTATTCGTGCTGTTTCTTTATATGACTGGGG ATATTGCGCAGATGATACTGGACCTGTCAGCTGTATTGCCTGGACTCCTGATAATTCTGCTTTTGCAGTTGGGTGGAAATTAAGAGGGCTTACAGTTTGGTCTGTTTCTGGATGTCGGTTGATGTCAACAATTCGTCAAATTGGTTTGATCTCAGTGTCTTCTCCAGTTATTAAGCCAAACCAGGATTGTAAATATGAGCCTATGATTGGTGGCACCTCACAAATGCACTGGGATGAGTATGGATATCGGCTTTATGCTATTGAGGAAAGATCTTCAGAAAGAATTATTGCTTTTCCTTTTGGCAAATGTTGTCTTAACAGAGGAGTATCTGGAACAACTTATGTTCGTCAAGTTATTTATGGGGAAGATCGGCTGCTTATTGTCCAGTCTGAAGATACTGACGAACTTAAAATCCTTCATCTTAAACTTCCA GTTTCTTATATGGCGCAAAATTGGCCTGTTTTACATGTGGCTGCTAGCAAGGATGGGATGTACTTAGCAGTTGCTGGACTTCATGGGTTAATTTTATATGACATACGACTAAAGCGGTGGCGAGTGTTTGGAGATATTACTCAGGAACAGAAGATCCAGTGCAGAGGCTTGTTATGGCTAGGGAAAATTGTTGTGGTCTGCAACTACACAGATTCCTCCAACAT ATATGAATTGCTTTTCTACCCAAGATATCACCTTGATCAAAGTTCGTTACTTTGTCGGAAGCCATTGCTTGCAAAGCCAATGGTCATGGATGTCTACCAAGATTATCTACTTGTTACCTATCGCCCCTTTGATGTCCATATATACCATGTTAACCTGTCTGGAGAGTTGACACATTCTAGTACCCCAGATTTACAG CTTTCTACAGTACGTGAACTCTCAATTATGACTGCAAAGAGCCATCCTGCTGCAATGCATTTTATCCCAGATCAACATCCTATAGATTATGTTTTGAGGAAGGATTCCTCTTCATCAGACCACTTGGCCAGAGAACCTGCTAG ATGCTTGATATTGAGAACAAATGGGGAGCTTTCCTTGCTCGATTTGGATGAAGGGCGGGAAAGAGAACTCACTGACTctgtggagttgttttgggttACCTGTGGTCAGTCAGAGGAGAAAACAAATTTAATTGAAGAAGTTTCATGGTTAGATTATGGCCACCGTGGAATGCAG GTTTGGTATCCTTCTCCTGGTGTGGACCCTTTTAAGCAGGAGGATTTTTTGCAG TTGGACCCAGAGTTGGAATTTGACCGTGAGGTATATCCTCTTGGTCTACTTCCCAATGCTGGAGTTGTAGTTGGTGTATCCCAGAGAATGTCTTTTTCAGCATGCACAGAGTTCCCATGTTTTGAACCATCTCCTCAAGCTCAAACCATTTTGCATTGCCTACTTCGGCATCTTCTTCAG AGGAACAAGAGCGAAGAAGCTTTACGTTTGGCGCAATTGTCAGCAGAGAAGCCACATTTTTCTCATTGCCTTGAATGGCTTCTTTTTACAGTATTTGATGCGGAAATATCCAG GCAAGCCAGCAAAAACCACGCACCTGTTCCTAATCATGCTTCTACCTCCTCTCTTTTGGAGAAGACCTGCGATCTCATAAAGAACTTTCCAGAATATTTTGATGTGGTTGTTAGTGTTGCTAGAAAAACTGATGGCCGACATTGGGCAGATTTATTCTCAGCTGCTGGGAGATCGACAGA GTTATTTGAGGAATGCTTTCAGCGCAGATGGTATCGTACTGCAGCTTGCTATATTCTT GTTATCGCTAAACTTGAAGGTCCTGCTGTCAGCCAGTACTGTGCATTGCGTCTATTGCAG GCAACGCTCGATGAATCTTTGTACGAACTTGCTGGGGAGCTG GTTAGGTTTCTCCTTAGATCAGGGAGGGAATATGAACCTGCTAGCCCGGGTACAGAGAAACTCTCGCCTAGATTCTTGGGTTACTTCCTTTTCCCATCTAGTCAACAGCGGCAACATTTGGAGTCAAAGAG CTCATTTAAAGAGCAGAGTGCTCATGTTGCTTCTGTTAAGAACATTTTAGAAAGCCATGCTAGCTACCTAATGTCTGGGAAAGAGCTTTCAAAGCTTGTTGCATTCATCAAAGGCACACAGTTTGACCTAGTG GAATTTCTTCAACGAGAAAGATACGGGTGTGCTCGCTTAGAAAATTTTGCTTCAGGGCTTGAATTAATTGGGCAGAAG CTTCAAATGGGAACATTACAGAGCCGGTTGGATGCAGAATTCCTTTTGGCACATATGTGCTCCGTAAAGTTCAAAGAGTGGATTGTAGTCTTGGCTACACTTTTGAGGCGATCCGAG GTTCTCTTTGATTTGTTCCGCCATGATCTGCGGTTGTGGAAAGCTTATAGCATAACCCTACAG TCGCATCCTGTATTTTCTGAATACCATGATTTGGTTGAAGCCTTGGAAGAAAGGCTTTCATCTGGTTCATATTCTTCTAGTACAACTTCAGATGAGAAATGA
- the LOC113760350 gene encoding probable receptor-like protein kinase At5g24010, whose product MKSFTAPAIALSSSFFLLFFTTLVSSSSSFHPIDHYLISCGSHEPSIIDLDHRRFTGDSSTSASRFFTTPSTRTIPLTNSDPASSNSSPLYRTARAFSSPCKYSFPIQDHRGGTHHLVRLHFSPFFNSTSFDFSAVQFHVLANGFLLLRDFSIQNSPKDGIVIKEYIIRVDSDKLDITFVPKKRSNFAFVNAIEVISAPHDLVADVAQFVNSEKNERINGLLNKGFETVYRVNVGGPKVTPFNDSLWRTWVPDGEFLEKSGHEGSLEIHFSGRIQYQMGGATREVGPDNVYNSARVIKSSNNVIPKSNIAWVFPGIEGYKYLVRMHFCDIASIGPYMLYFNVYVNGNLAYEDLDLSAMTNMLLASPFYADFVVEGLNSESLNVSVGPSNMSLTNAVDAILNGVEVFKISNSLGSFDGELCVESVMKSWRRGNAGVIVPLLAAVFLLLTASVVVQRRRSGGRDTVGWLRLPVDVSEINLKYGSQQSSGKL is encoded by the coding sequence ATGAAGAGTTTCACTGCTCCCGCCATCGCTCTTAGCTCCTCCTTCTTCTTATTATTCTTCACCACCCTCGtctcctcttcctcctccttccACCCAATCGATCATTACCTCATCAGCTGCGGCTCCCACGAGCCCTCCATCATCGACCTCGACCACCGCCGCTTCACGGGCGACTCCTCCACCTCAGCCTCCCGATTCTTTACCACCCCTTCAACCCGGACTATTCCACTCACCAACTCCGACCCCGCTTCTTCCAATTCTTCTCCTCTCTACCGCACTGCCAGAGCCTTCAGTAGTCCCTGCAAGTACAGCTTCCCAATTCAGGACCACCGCGGGGGGACCCACCACTTGGTACGCCTTCATTTCTCTCCTTTCTTTAATTCCACTTCTTTCGACTTCTCCGCTGTTCAATTCCACGTTTTGGCAAATGGGTTCTTGTTGTTACGCGATTTTAGCATCCAGAATTCCCCGAAAGACGGTATAGTAATCAAGGAGTATATCATAAGGGTTGATTCCGATAAGCTTGATATTACGTTTGTGCCAAAGAAAAGATCGAATTTTGCCTTTGTCAACGCAATTGAAGTGATTTCTGCACCCCATGACTTGGTCGCTGACGTAGCCCAGTTTGTAAATTCTGAGAAAAATGAGAGGATTAATGGATTGTTGAACAAAGGGTTCGAAACTGTTTATAGAGTGAATGTAGGAGGTCCAAAGGTGACACCTTTCAATGATTCTCTGTGGAGGACTTGGGTCCCTGatggtgaatttttggaaaaatccGGTCATGAGGGCTCCTTGGAAATCCACTTCAGTGGCCGGATTCAGTATCAGATGGGCGGGGCAACGCGTGAAGTTGGGCCGGACAATGTTTATAACTCAGCCCGGGTGATTAAGAGCTCGAATAATGTCATTCCCAAGTCGAACATAGCCTGGGTGTTTCCAGGAATTGAGGGTTACAAGTACTTGGTTCGGATGCATTTCTGCGATATAGCAAGCATTGGGCCTTATATGCTTTACTTTAATGTTTATGTAAATGGGAATTTGGCATATGAGGACTTGGATTTATCAGCAATGACAAACATGTTGCTTGCTTCGCCTTTCTATGCTGATTTTGTAGTGGAAGGGTTGAATTCCGAATCATTGAACGTTAGTGTTGGCCCGTCCAATATGAGCTTGACCAATGCTGTTGATGCTATCCTCAATGGGGTTGAGGTCTTCAAGATAAGCAATTCACTGGGTAGTTTTGATGGCGAGCTCTGTGTTGAGTCAGTTATGAAGAGCTGGAGAAGAGGAAATGCCGGTGTCATAGTGCCTTTACTAGCGGCAGTGTTTTTGTTGCTAACTGCATCCGTGGTAGTGCAAAGGAGGAGGTCTGGAGGCAGGGACACAGTGGGATGGTTAAGGTTACCTGTGGATGTCTCTGAAATTAATCTGAAGTATGGCAGCCAACAGTCATCTGGTAAACTCTGA
- the LOC113763532 gene encoding ferric reduction oxidase 2, with translation MIMALLVVVSAGYIFIWIMVPTNTFKQNWLLKIRAESNTTYFGSQGANFLVFTFPVLFVAALGCVFLHLGKKRSNEHDSKRRDGKNRIVAWKRPVIIKGLGIVSRIELAFLVMFIALLVWFYTVYVRNGFASITPKSAAKSGMKVWQAKLGSAALRLGLLGNLCLTFLFFPVTRGSSVLQLFGLTSEASIKYHIWLGHIVMTLFTAHGVCYIIFWAATHQISEMTKWAKADISNVAGEIALVAGLAMWATTFPRIRRKMFELFFYTHHLYIIFVLFFVLHVGIAFACLMLPGFYLFMIDRYLRFLQSRQNVRSVSARILPCETVELSFSKTKGLSYAPTSILFLNVPSISKLQWHPFTITSSSNLEPEKLSVIIKGDGSWTKKLHEMLSSPSSVDHLDVSIEGPYGPTSTDFLRHELLVMVSGGSGITPFISIIRELMYASDTLKCKTPSILLIPSFKNSSDLTMLDLLLPIVGSPAEFSNFALQIEAYVTREKQPAPEGKKSLRTVWFKPKPSDSPVAPILGKNSWLWLGAIISASFIIYLIFMGILTRFYIYPIDHNTNDVYSWSSRAVLNILFMCISIIIAATAAFLWNKKQNAMENKQIQNLEGATPVASPNSWFYNADRELESLPQQSLVLSTNLHYGERPDLKKILFERKESSVGVLVCGPKKMRHEVANICSSGLGANLHFESISFSW, from the exons ATGATAATGGCACTGCTTGTTGTGGTCTCGGCTGGATATATTTTCATCTGGATCATGGTGCCAACCAATACTTTCAAACAGAACTGGCTTCTAAAGATTCGAGCTGAGTCTAATACAACTTACTTTGGATCACAAG GTGCAAATTTCTTGGTCTTCACATTTCCTGTTCTTTTCGTTGCTGCCTTGGGCTGTGTCTTTCTCCATTTAGGAAAGAAACGAAGCAATGAGCATGATTCAAAGAG ACGTGATGGTAAAAATCGTATAGTGGCATGGAAGAGGCCAGTTATCATCAAAGGACTAGGAATTGTTTCTCGAATTGAGTTGGCTTTTCTTGTGATGTTCATTGCCCTTCTCGTTTGGTTCTACACAGTTTACGTGCGCAATGGCTTCGCTAGCATCACTCCGAAGTCAGCTGCAAAGAGTGGGATGAAAGT GTGGCAAGCTAAGCTGGGCAGTGCAGCTCTAAGGCTAGGCCTGCTAGGGAATCTATGTCtaacatttctcttctttccgGTGACCCGCGGCTCATCGGTGCTGCAACTTTTTGGCCTGACATCCGAAGCAAGCATCAAGTATCATATATGGCTTGGCCACATTGTAATGACCCTTTTCACCGCTCATGGCGTTTGCTACATCATCTTCTGGGCTGCCACACATCAAATATCCGAG ATGACAAAATGGGCTAAAGCAGACATTTCCAATGTGGCCGGAGAAATAGCTTTGGTAGCGGGACTAGCCATGTGGGCAACGACATTTCCCCGCATAAGGAGAAAGATGTTTGAGCTCTTCTTCTATACTCATCACTTGTACATCATCTTCGTGCTCTTCTTCGTCCTCCATGTTGGCATCGCTTTTGCCTGCCTCATGCTTCCTGGCTTCTATCTCTTCATGATTGATCGTTACTTGAGGTTCTTGCAATCTCGCCAAAACGTTCGTTCAGTCTCCGCTCGAATTCTACCCTGTGAAACCGTGGAGCTCAGCTTCTCCAAGACCAAAG GTCTTAGCTATGCTCCAACAAGCATATTGTTCTTGAATGTACCGAGCATCTCGAAGTTACAGTGGCACCCTTTTACAATTACTTCAAGCAGTAATTTGGAGCCTGAAAAGCTGAGTGTCATCATTAAAGGTGACGGGAGTTGGACAAAGAAGCTCCATGAGATGCTTTCTTCCCCTTCTTCTGTGGATCATCTTGATGTGTCCATTGAAGGACCTTATGGACCAACTTCAACTGATTTCCTAAG GCATGAATTGCTGGTGATGGTGAGTGGAGGCAGCGGAATCACTCCTTTCATCTCCATCATTCGTGAGCTTATGTACGCAAGCGACACGCTGAAATGCAAGACTCCTTCAATTCTCCTCATCCCCTCATTCAAGAATTCTTCAGACTTGACCATGCTAGATCTGCTCCTCCCTATTGTTGGTTCCCCGGCAGAATTTTCCAACTTCGCTTTACAAATCGAGGCTTACGTAACGAGAGAAAAACAACCTGCACCAGAAGGCAAGAAGAGTCTCAGGACCGTCTGGTTCAAACCAAAGCCATCAGATTCACCAGTTGCTCCAATCTTGGGCAAAAACAGCTGGCTCTGGCTTGGTGCAATAATATCAGCATCTTTTATCATCTATCTTATCTTCATGGGGATTCTTACGAGATTCTACATTTATCCCATTGATCACAACACCAACGATGTCTATTCATGGTCTTCTAGAGCTGTGCTGAATATCCTTTTCATGTGCATTTCTATAATCATCGCAGCTACCGCGGCTTTTCTCTggaacaagaaacaaaatgccATGGAGAACAAACAGATTCAGAACCTGGAAGGGGCAACTCCCGTAGCGTCACCCAACTCATGGTTCTATAATGCAGACAGAGAATTAGAAAGCTTACCCCAGCAGTCACTGGTCCTCTCTACCAATCTGCACTATGGTGAAAGGCCAGACCTAAAGA AAATTCTTTTTGAGCGCAAAGAATCCAGCGTTGGAGTTCTAGTTTGTGGACCGAAGAAGATGAGACATGAGGTTGCAAACATATGCTCTTCTGGTTTGGGAGCTAATTTGCATTTCGAGTCCATCAGTTTCAGCTGGTGA
- the LOC113759495 gene encoding ferric reduction oxidase 2-like, producing the protein MEEDKMLSASHGGGAKATNIIRGAIVGLCIIVFLGYIMMWCIMPTDTYYNKWVPHIMASTNSTYFGLQGPILLDFTFPILFIAVMGCIYTHLGKGMESSDRKKDPFKKLRRPMIIKGLGIVNWIELFFFAMFILLCLWYFSSFMHFWYEKINMEAMSRGDKLWQAKLERFALVIGLAGNVCLTFLFFPVTRGSSILAFLGLTSEASIKYHIWLGHLSMTMFTAHGFSYLIYWALTHRLSEALKWDEMWDQTYVNNIAGELCLLSGLVMWSTTFPSIRRRMFEVFYYTHNLYILFIIFYILHKGLFFICIMLPGMYLFVIDRFLRFLQSRQKVRLVSARVLPCETVELNFSKSRALNYTPTSTMFVSIPIISKLQWHPFTVTSNSRLEPDTLSVVIKCEGSWTKKLYDLISSPSSVDRLQASIEGPYGPPTTHFLRHDMLVMVSGGSGITPFISIIRDLMFMSSARKCKTPKLLLISTFRNSSHLSMLDLLLPVSGASAGSCNLDLQIEAYVTREKVQPLEKAEPARIIRFRPLPSDSPISPNLGKNSWLWLAAIISSSFVIFLFILGIITRYYIYPIDHNTNKVNLMTQRTVLTTLIICFSIAITATAAFLWNKNQNVKETKQIQDLEDSTTGGSSGSMHDAADRELESLPHQSLVKSMKVHYGARPDLKRILLQSKGSSIGALVCGPKQMRHDVAAICSSGLAENLHFESISFSW; encoded by the exons ATGGAAGAGGATAAGATGTTATCAGCTTCTCATGGAGGAGGAGCAAAAGCAACCAACATCATCCGCGGAGCAATAGTGGGACTATGTATAATTGTATTTCTTGGTTATATCATGATGTGGTGCATCATGCCAACTGATACGTATTACAACAAATGGGTTCCTCACATCATGGCCAGCACCAATTCAACTTACTTCGGATTACAAG GTCCAATACTGCTGGATTTTACATTTCCTATCTTGTTCATTGCTGTTATGGGATGCATATATACTCATTTGGGAAAGGGAATGGAGAGCAGTGACAGGAAAAAGGATCCGTTCAAGAAGTTGAGGCGGCCCATGATCATCAAAGGCCTCGGAATTGTTAACTGGATagagcttttcttttttgcCATGTTCATCCTCCTCTGCCTGTGGTACTTCTCTTCTTTCATGCATTTCTGGTACGAGAAGATCAACATGGAAGCCATGTCTCGAGGAGATAAGCT GTGGCAAGCGAAGTTGGAAAGATTTGCTTTGGTGATTGGTCTGGCGGGGAATGTATGCTTgacatttctcttctttccgGTGACAAGGGGATCATCAATATTGGCTTTCTTGGGTTTAACTTCAGAGGCCAGCATCAAGTACCACATTTGGCTTGGACACCTTTCCATGACCATGTTTACGGCTCATGGCTTTTCTTATCTCATTTATTGGGCTCTCACTCATCGGTTATCAGAG GCGCTAAAATGGGATGAGATGTGGGATCAAACCTATGTAAACAACATAGCAGGAGAGCTATGCTTGCTGTCTGGATTAGTGATGTGGAGCACAACTTTCCCAAGCATCAGACGACGCATGTTTGAAGTCTTCTACTACACTCACAACCTCTACATCCTCTTCATCATTTTCTACATCCTTCACAAGGGCCTTTTTTTCATCTGCATTATGCTTCCTGGGATGTACCTCTTCGTGATCGATCGATTCCTGAGGTTCTTACAATCAAGACAAAAGGTCCGTCTAGTTTCTGCTCGTGTTCTACCCTGTGAAACTGTCGAGCTCAACTTCTCCAAAAGCCGAG CTTTGAACTACACTCCAACAAGCACTATGTTCGTGAGTATCCCCATCATTTCTAAGCTGCAGTGGCATCCGTTCACCGTTACTTCCAACAGTCGTTTGGAACCAGACACGCTCAGTGTGGTGATTAAATGCGAAGGGAGTTGGACTAAGAAGCTTTACGACCTGATTTCATCGCCTTCTTCTGTTGATCGTCTTCAAGCTTCTATTGAAGGACCCTATGGACCTCCAACAACTCACTTTCTCAG GCATGACATGCTTGTGATGGTCAGCGGAGGAAGTGGAATCACGCCTTTCATCTCTATCATCAGAGATTTGATGTTTATGAGCTCAGCACGAAAATGCAAGACTCCCAAGCTACTGCTGATCAGCACATTCAGGAACTCCTCGCATCTCTCCATGCTAGACCTTCTCCTTCCAGTTTCTGGTGCTTCTGCAGGATCTTGCAATTTGGACCTACAAATAGAGGCTTATGTAACCAGAGAAAAGGTGCAACCGCTGGAGAAAGCGGAACCTGCCCGGATCATTCGCTTCAGGCCACTGCCATCAGATTCTCCCATATCTCCCAACTTGGGCAAAAATAGTTGGCTTTGGCTCGCCGCAATCATCTCATCCTCTTTCgtcattttccttttcattttggGTATCATTACTCGCTACTACATTTACCCCATTGATCACAACACCAACAAGGTCAACCTGATGACTCAAAGGACCGTGCTAACTACACTCATCATATGCTTCTCAATCGCGATCACGGCCACCGCTGCTTTTCTGTGGAACAAGAACCAAAATGTCAAGGAAACCAAACAGATCCAGGATTTGGAAGATTCAACAACAGGAGGATCATCCGGCTCCATGCATGATGCTGCTGATAGAGAATTAGAGAGTCTTCCCCATCAATCTCTCGTCAAATCTATGAAGGTGCACTATGGAGCAAGACCCGACCTCAAGC GAATTTTGCTGCAGAGTAAGGGATCAAGCATTGGAGCTCTCGTGTGCGGCCCTAAGCAGATGAGGCATGATGTAGCCGCCATTTGCTCATCCGGTTTAGCAGAAAACCTTCACTTTGAATCAATCAGCTTCAGTTGGTGA